The genome window CGAAAAGGAGGAACGAGCTGGTTTGCGGACGAACAAATCACAGAAGAGCAGCTACGTAGATTCGATGGTCAAACCATAGATATACTAGTTACGCACACTCCTCCCGCTGAAACTATCGCACGCAACTTTGATAGTCGTATACCTATTTCCTTTGGGTTCGATGCTGACTTCATAGACCCTGAAGCTCATAAAGTAGAGAAGGTGTGGCACCAGCTTGGGAGACCCAAACTGTTTTGTGGTCACATGCATAGTTCGGTGCAAGACGGACCAGTAAGAATTCTAGACATATGTGAAGCATATGCACTACCAGAAAAGAGACGCTAAATGAGTAAAATGATAGATGAGTCCTGCAAGGACTGGAAATTAGTGATGTCTTTGCCGGATATCCCTGGAATCACAGACAGTGATGAGGAGTTGGACAAAATCAAACGCATGCTTCACGCAACAGGAGATGTAGTGGCTGTACTGGGCCATCTGCCGGAAGAGAAATTACGAGTTGACGCCCTTAACACGTTCCTGGCGATCGCGAGTCGCACACAGATGGAGATGGATGATTCACTCAACCATCTGATAGACGTTTTTGTGTGGAGACTGAAAGGCAGCGCCAAGTTTTCTGATGAAGCTCTGTTCGGTTTACCCCTGCAAGATGCGTTATTCGGCTGTCTTAAAACCAAAGAAGAAAAGCGCTTGGTAACAGAGGCTTACCCAGATCCAGACATATGGAATGACGATGATGAGGATGACGGTGATGAACCGGAGGAAGACAAGGAGGACGATGATGACAATCCCTTCGACTATTATTAAATTTACCATGCCCACTGGCCTAGCTCTTTCAGCAGAGATACCAGCTTGCCACGAGGCGGACATAATTGAACTGGGGCTCCGCGCTTTCATGGGCGCATTGACAGCACTAGCACAAGCTGACGGCGATGCTGACAGACGAATACATCTGCTTAACTTCGTAGGCAGCGTACTTACCTCGTCTGAGAACACTGTAAAGCGGGTGATCTTTGCTAATGAGACCAGCACGCTAGAGTCTAGTCATGTGATTGACGATTTGCTACGTTCACTAAACAAACCGGAGGCTCCTAATGACGGATGAGTTCAGGTCGCAACTCCGGTGGGCCTGGTGCCGGAAGCGCAAGACACCTCCGGAAACAGTAAATGTTCCGGTTGATACGTACACAATCCCCTACAACCCTGGTGATCCTCGTAAGTTTGAGGAGTACCTTGGACAGAATCATCTCAAACGTAGGCTCCAACTGCGTATCAATGGAGCAAAGAAGGGCGAGAGTATCAAGGCATTGTTCTCTGCTAGTGCGGGGCAAGGGAAGACCGCACTCGCTAGAGTGGTAGCACATGAGATGCAAAAGCGTGGCTTGGCTGAGAACTACTTCGAGATCATAGCGAGTAAGGTCGAGACTAAAGAACAGCTTGACGCGTTCCTTATAACAATACCTGCACACTCCATCGTATTTATAGACGAGATTCATGGGCTGCAGGGACTGTCTCGTGATGCGTTGTTACCTGCTCTTCAAGACAACGTGTATGCATACAACGAAGGCTCAAACACTATGACCCCACTACCAGAAGGATTGTCTTGGTTAGCAGCCACAACTGATGTAGGTAAGGTGCACCTTGCTGTACAACGTAGGTTTGCAGTCTACGATCTGACGCCGATGGAGTTCGAGCATCGCAAGATGTTATCCTTAATGCAGCCGTTCTCTGTGACTGAAGACGCAGCAGCAGAGCTGGCACTGCGTTGCTGGACACCGTGGGAGATCAAAGATGAGGGTCTAGTGGTTGCTAGAGACATTGCTACCGAACAACATACAGCCGACGTTGAAGTTGACCAGGTGATAGAGGCAATGGACATACTTGGTATTGATAAGTTTGGTATGCGTGAGCTGGATCGTCGTGTGCTGACGGCAATGCACAACAACCCAAGGATCATCCGAAAAGAACTACGTTATGGTATGAGCGCGCGTGCTCTGATAGCTGCAACAGGTGTTGACGGTCCAACATTCTATGATAGAGTTGAGCCTAAGTTGTTGAAGCTAGGGTACATACGTATCGCTGCCGGTATCGGAAGAGAGCTGACCGAGCGGGCAATGAAGGATTACTTTAAGGAGCAATAAAATGACAGAGAGTCCAAGACTGCAGAGCGAAACCAAGGGCGGTAAGGTCAAGTATTGGCAGGCTGCTGTGTATGCCAAGGACGGTTCGTGGTTTTACAGCAAGACGTGGTGGCAGGAAGGATCAAAACGACAGACTTCCACTCCAGTCGAGGTGTTCGGTAAGAACATAGGCAGAGCCAACGAGACCAGTCCAGAAGAACAAGCACGGTCCGAGTTCGACAGTATCGTGCAGAAGCAACGTGATAAGGGTTATTCTGAGGACGGCTCGAAGGCTCACATCCCTACGAAACCTATGCTAGCTCACAAGTACAAAGACAGGAAACATACAGTAGAGTATCCTTGTTTCGTGCAGCCGAAGCTCGATGGTTACCGCATGCTCAAAGAAGGCAACGGCACAGCAGCCTACACCAGAGGGGGCAAGCCGCATGTAGCTGAGTGTGTGGCACATTTAATGTGGGATACTGGTGCCTTTATGACGGACGGTGAGTTGATGCTTCCTCATATGCCGCCGCTGCAGGAGACTAGTCGGGCTGCAAAGAAGTTTCGACCGGACGTGTCTCCTACACTTCACTATTATGTATACGATATAGTAGACCCTGGTGTGCCATTCATAGCACGGCATGAGTTGTTGTGCAGTCTAGTGCTGCACGGTCGTGCTCCAGGAAATGTTGTTCTGGTCGACACGATCGAAGTACACGACGAAACAGAGCTTCTTGGGGCGCATGCTCAGTTTACAGCACGAGGGTACGAAGGAACAATCATTCGATCCGGCGACGCAGGTTACGAGATCGGACACCGATCCAACAGCCTACTTAAGTTAAAAGACTTCACAGACGTTGAGTTTTTAGTTGTCGATGTAGAGCAGGGTAAGGGTTCGTTTGTCGGAATAGCTGTGTTCGTATGTGAAACATCCGGCGGCTACAGATTCAACGTCGTCCCACAAGGAACGATGGAGTATAGAGCTGAACTGTGGCGAACACGCAAAGGCCACATAGGTAAGTGGCTTACTGTTAGATACCAAGCGCTTACAGAGGATGGAGCACCTCAATTTCCTGTAGGCATCACTTTAAGAGAAGAAGGAGAGTTCTAGTGGCTAATAATTACTTGCTGTTCTCGGAAACAGTAGTATGTAGAGACGCTCTAGAAGCGTATGATTTGGGGCAGGAACTAGAAAGACATGATGAAAATGACATGCCTCCTTGTAAGGTCCAGGTTAACAACCGTGAAGTGTGGTTCTATTCCGAGGACAGCGGCAACATTGAGGCAGTGACACAGAGGCTTGCTGAGTTTCAGCGTCACCGTAGACTAGGTCCTATAATTGTGAGCTGGGCGTATTCATGTAGCAAACCCAGGCCTGGTGAGTTTGGAGGAGGCGCGGCGTTGGTCGCTGACGGTGAGTGTGTGTATTTTGATCCAACTACGGAGGCGCACGCCCGTCTAGCGGAAGACGAAGTCGTCCGCTTGTCAGATGGCTGAGTTCTTCTTCACAGCTGACCAGCACTTTGCCCATGAAAGTATCATTACGTACTGTGATAGGCCGTTTGCAAACGCCCAAGAGATGGACGAGATGTTGATTCTCAAGCACAACGAAGTGGTAGGACAGTATGATCGTGTTGTTCATGCGGGTGATTT of Candidatus Latescibacterota bacterium contains these proteins:
- a CDS encoding AAA family ATPase, whose translation is MTDEFRSQLRWAWCRKRKTPPETVNVPVDTYTIPYNPGDPRKFEEYLGQNHLKRRLQLRINGAKKGESIKALFSASAGQGKTALARVVAHEMQKRGLAENYFEIIASKVETKEQLDAFLITIPAHSIVFIDEIHGLQGLSRDALLPALQDNVYAYNEGSNTMTPLPEGLSWLAATTDVGKVHLAVQRRFAVYDLTPMEFEHRKMLSLMQPFSVTEDAAAELALRCWTPWEIKDEGLVVARDIATEQHTADVEVDQVIEAMDILGIDKFGMRELDRRVLTAMHNNPRIIRKELRYGMSARALIAATGVDGPTFYDRVEPKLLKLGYIRIAAGIGRELTERAMKDYFKEQ